One genomic region from Lates calcarifer isolate ASB-BC8 linkage group LG10, TLL_Latcal_v3, whole genome shotgun sequence encodes:
- the plex9.2 gene encoding three prime repair exonuclease 4, giving the protein MQNSESDGAEESRQSLVFFDLETTGLGQSCDIVQLAAVSGGHSLNLYIIPRCRMERGATKVTGFRVRRQKLYLHRQLVLTNSPREVLVSFIAFLQMLGRPLVVGHNIRRFDCPLLARALDEHDLRTEFESSISGCVDTLPLAREMLKDRCLQSFRQENLVKELLGVNYKAHDALEDVRALQALYSVLKPTPELVCKHMFTLDTMESKPAVTAVKAEVPCTMPGQRPLWEYFKQTVKVTESKAEDRNGELKGL; this is encoded by the exons ATGCAAAACTCAGAGTCAGACGGAGCTGAGGAGTCTCGACAGTCGCTGGTTTTCTTTGACCTGGAGACAACAGGACTGG GTCAGAGCTGTGACATCGTCCAGCTGGCTGCAGTGAGCGGGGGCCACTCACTCAACCTCTACATCATCCCTCGGTGTCGAATGGAGCGAGGAGCAACCAAGGTGACTGGCTTCAGGGTCCGCAGACAGAAGCTGTACCTCCATCGGCAGCTTGTCCTCACCAACTCCCCTCGAGAGGTCCTGGTCTCCTTCATTGCGTTCCTTCAAATGCTGGGGCGCCCACTTGTCGTTGGCCACAACATTCGTCGCTTTGACTGTCCTTTGCTGGCTCGAGCTCTGGATGAACATGACCTCAGAACAGAGTTTGAGTCTTCAATCTCAGGCTGCGTTGACACTCTGCCACTGGCCCGTGAGATGCTGAAGGACCGCTGCCTCCAGAGCTTTCGACAGGAGAATCTGGTGAAGGAGCTGTTGGGTGTGAACTACAAGGCCCATGATGCTTTGGAGGATGTGCGGGCATTGCAGGCTCTCTATAGTGTGCTTAAACCGACGCCAGAGTTGGTTTGTAAGCATATGTTTACTCTGGATACGATGGAAAGCAAGCCAGCTGTCACAGCTGTCAAAGCCGAAGTGCCCTGTACGATGCCAGGACAGCGCCCCCTGTGGGAGTACTTCAAACAGACAGTGAAGGTCACAGAGAGCAAAGCAGAGGACCGTAATGGAGAACTTAAAGGATTATAA